From Calditrichota bacterium, one genomic window encodes:
- a CDS encoding isocitrate lyase family protein — MDNFFNHINEMKQWMSAKRFEGITRLYSARQVVEQQGTIFNDYSVAKNAAAEFYELLRELYAKKESITTFGPYTPSQAVMMRRMGIKGIYLGGWATSAKGSITEDPGADLASYPLSQVPDEAAPIVRALLAADKNQKYLRSRMTEKEQKETPEYDYRPFIIADADTGHGGDAHVRNLVRRFVEAGVTGYHIEDQRSGTKKCGHQGGKVLVAIDEQIKRLNAARFQLDTMRVSGIIVARTDAEAATLLDSNSDGRDHPFILGVTNLDIPSYRSCTLAILRRFYDAGVEEINGHMLYNLSEDEFKQANDWFKNAKISVQIDASIKEFVDGKQPLLDRSLNAALDLFVEVWEKESGLTTLKEAVADVMAFHIEEGAEYDLSVDEWLSFAKTASFFEANQKINEMGLDISWDCELSRTPEGYYQARGGLEYAIAKSLAVAPFCDIIWMETKTANLEYAKKFADAMHAEYPDKMLAYNLSPSFNWDTTGMTDDEMRAFPIEMGKMGFVFNFITYGGHQIDGLASEEFATALQQTGMLALAKLQRKFRLLESPYKTPQTHVGGPRLDGALAASSGRTATTKAMGKGSTQSQHLVQTEVPTKLLENWLDIWAKQYKIVSGLKVKLRPHRAGSELLELSVLDDYGNKMSDIVFANIQDRRGNNILSVRDQNTLNPDFRMKRFMTLNQIFLMHRYKTNSLHYVTPSDDNKRQTEGMKKLGIFKEVSQEIGDIIVANVDVDKVKELLNEDLVKLKKLIAKE, encoded by the coding sequence ATGGATAATTTTTTCAACCATATTAATGAAATGAAACAATGGATGTCAGCCAAACGCTTTGAAGGGATAACCCGTCTTTATTCTGCCAGGCAGGTTGTGGAACAGCAAGGAACCATTTTTAATGATTATTCTGTGGCTAAAAATGCCGCTGCAGAATTTTACGAATTACTGCGAGAGCTTTATGCAAAAAAAGAATCCATAACAACTTTTGGGCCTTATACACCAAGCCAGGCTGTAATGATGAGACGTATGGGAATAAAAGGGATTTATCTTGGTGGATGGGCTACTTCTGCAAAGGGCTCCATAACAGAAGATCCTGGTGCTGATTTGGCCAGCTATCCATTAAGCCAGGTACCGGATGAAGCTGCGCCAATTGTCCGCGCTTTACTTGCTGCTGATAAAAATCAAAAATACCTGCGTTCTCGAATGACAGAGAAAGAACAAAAAGAGACACCAGAATATGATTATCGCCCGTTTATTATTGCCGATGCAGATACAGGCCATGGAGGTGATGCCCATGTTCGCAACCTGGTCCGCCGTTTTGTAGAAGCAGGGGTTACCGGTTATCATATCGAGGATCAACGATCCGGAACAAAAAAATGTGGTCATCAAGGTGGAAAAGTTTTGGTCGCTATCGATGAACAAATCAAAAGGCTAAACGCTGCTCGTTTTCAATTGGATACTATGCGGGTTTCCGGAATTATTGTGGCGCGAACAGATGCCGAGGCAGCAACATTATTGGATAGCAACAGCGATGGCCGGGACCATCCTTTTATTCTTGGCGTTACCAACCTGGATATCCCGAGTTACAGAAGTTGTACGCTGGCAATACTTAGGCGTTTTTACGATGCCGGAGTTGAAGAGATAAATGGCCATATGCTATACAACTTGTCTGAGGATGAGTTTAAACAAGCGAATGATTGGTTCAAAAATGCTAAAATCTCCGTTCAGATTGATGCCAGCATAAAGGAATTTGTTGATGGAAAACAACCTTTGTTGGACAGAAGTCTCAATGCAGCACTTGATTTGTTTGTGGAAGTTTGGGAAAAAGAATCCGGCTTAACTACCTTGAAAGAAGCTGTAGCAGATGTTATGGCATTCCATATTGAAGAAGGAGCTGAATATGACCTTAGTGTTGATGAATGGTTAAGTTTTGCCAAAACTGCTTCCTTTTTTGAAGCAAATCAAAAAATTAATGAAATGGGATTAGATATAAGCTGGGATTGCGAACTATCCCGTACACCTGAAGGTTATTATCAGGCTCGCGGAGGTTTGGAATATGCCATTGCAAAATCATTGGCCGTTGCTCCATTTTGTGATATTATCTGGATGGAAACCAAAACAGCAAATTTAGAATATGCCAAAAAATTTGCAGATGCAATGCATGCAGAATATCCGGATAAAATGTTGGCTTATAATTTATCTCCATCTTTTAACTGGGATACAACCGGTATGACTGATGACGAGATGCGCGCTTTCCCAATAGAAATGGGCAAAATGGGATTTGTATTCAACTTTATAACCTACGGCGGGCACCAAATTGATGGTTTAGCTTCTGAAGAATTTGCAACAGCATTACAGCAAACGGGAATGCTTGCCCTTGCCAAGCTACAAAGGAAATTCAGATTACTTGAATCGCCTTATAAAACACCACAAACCCATGTTGGTGGCCCTCGTTTAGATGGCGCCCTGGCAGCTTCTTCCGGTAGGACAGCAACCACTAAAGCAATGGGTAAAGGCTCAACACAATCTCAGCATCTTGTACAAACTGAAGTCCCAACAAAATTATTAGAAAACTGGCTTGATATCTGGGCAAAACAGTACAAAATTGTTTCCGGTCTTAAAGTAAAACTAAGGCCTCACCGTGCAGGATCAGAGCTTTTGGAACTTAGTGTACTGGATGATTATGGCAATAAAATGTCTGATATCGTTTTTGCAAATATTCAAGACCGAAGAGGAAATAACATTTTATCAGTTCGCGATCAAAACACACTCAATCCTGATTTTAGGATGAAAAGGTTTATGACGCTAAACCAGATTTTTCTAATGCATCGCTATAAAACAAATTCACTTCATTACGTTACACCAAGCGATGATAATAAGCGCCAAACAGAGGGCATGAAAAAACTTGGTATTTTTAAAGAAGTGAGTCAGGAGATTGGTGATATTATTGTTGCTAATGTGGATGTAGACAAAGTGAAAGAGCTACTAAACGAAGATTTGGTAAAACTGAAAAAGTTAATCGCTAAAGAATAA
- a CDS encoding malate synthase produces the protein MSLPSSHNQASIRDNLLSKYSDVFTKEALTSINLLSQFNDERLKLMSKRIQRRNDRFAKKENISFLDPDQIIAGTDILVKDARAGKFTGSEIPHDLQRQWIQGTGPGAKPNSPVEKSIRNIAYALLSGADGWMFDGEDALGQVTAMSLDNQRNLKLAIDNDPLFLNVAEQVSVEMNRWGKSFFGRQIIDDWREQLNFTTKIFRARGLHLDDRHIRDHNGFSLSASIVDMALYVTNNYKKLLNDGSSIVLYLPKIQTAEEAAFWNKLLSFLEGHLKLKLGTIKVYVLLEQLEATFQIMEIRAALGKHFVGFNTGRWDYINSVSDAMAWDKEFINPNIEEIGMTYGYMRNYEDRVRRCVNTADINGNFALWQGGMEPNIPVGSEKGIANSMKKAVAGAVREQQEGASGKWVAHWRMVHIVRPVWEKVSDANQLGRKFPALTYTQQDADGLVLLEPAVRSIRGARNLLSVALQYGNAFCEGLQAAALKPADFFGNDDILYLMEDMATGEIRMSILWEWIHKKARLNEDDDSMGLKSGDTFSLEIFNRLMEDEYQKLLDADSKDVHEKTKTTTLPIVKEMVNNYIMDETKIPWYIDLLNINLNNTDFATAKARIKKYIESFKKDGTRITENLDFIHPAS, from the coding sequence ATGTCTTTGCCTTCCAGCCATAATCAGGCTTCTATCAGGGATAATTTGTTATCAAAATATAGTGATGTTTTTACTAAGGAAGCTTTAACATCCATAAATTTACTATCCCAATTTAATGATGAACGCTTAAAACTTATGTCAAAACGAATCCAGAGAAGGAATGATCGTTTTGCAAAGAAAGAAAACATATCTTTTTTAGATCCTGACCAAATAATTGCTGGAACAGATATTTTGGTAAAGGATGCCCGAGCAGGAAAATTTACAGGTTCAGAAATTCCTCACGATCTACAAAGGCAATGGATACAAGGAACAGGTCCTGGAGCTAAGCCCAACAGCCCGGTTGAGAAAAGTATCCGCAATATTGCTTATGCCCTGCTTTCCGGGGCTGACGGCTGGATGTTTGACGGGGAAGATGCCCTCGGTCAGGTTACAGCGATGTCTCTTGATAATCAAAGAAATTTAAAATTGGCCATCGATAACGACCCTTTGTTTTTAAATGTGGCCGAACAAGTTTCTGTTGAAATGAACCGTTGGGGAAAAAGTTTTTTTGGTCGTCAAATTATTGATGACTGGAGAGAACAGCTTAATTTTACAACAAAAATTTTTAGGGCACGCGGGCTTCACCTAGATGACCGCCATATAAGAGACCATAATGGTTTTTCCCTTTCGGCTTCTATCGTTGATATGGCTTTATATGTTACAAACAATTACAAAAAACTGCTTAACGATGGATCTTCGATTGTATTATACCTGCCAAAAATTCAAACTGCAGAAGAAGCTGCTTTCTGGAATAAACTTCTAAGTTTTTTAGAAGGACACCTAAAATTAAAGCTGGGCACCATAAAAGTATATGTTTTGCTGGAACAGCTTGAAGCAACATTTCAGATAATGGAGATACGTGCCGCTTTAGGTAAACATTTTGTCGGTTTTAATACAGGCCGTTGGGATTATATCAACAGTGTTTCTGATGCAATGGCCTGGGATAAAGAGTTTATCAATCCGAATATTGAAGAAATTGGCATGACCTATGGTTATATGCGCAACTATGAAGACCGCGTAAGGCGATGTGTAAATACAGCGGATATAAATGGAAATTTTGCTTTATGGCAAGGAGGCATGGAACCAAATATTCCTGTAGGATCAGAAAAAGGCATTGCCAATAGTATGAAAAAAGCAGTTGCCGGCGCCGTTCGGGAACAGCAGGAAGGGGCAAGTGGTAAATGGGTTGCGCACTGGCGTATGGTGCATATTGTGCGGCCTGTTTGGGAAAAGGTTAGCGATGCAAATCAATTAGGCAGAAAATTTCCTGCTTTAACATATACGCAGCAAGATGCTGATGGCTTAGTATTATTAGAGCCCGCCGTCCGATCTATTAGGGGTGCACGTAATTTGTTAAGTGTTGCTTTGCAATATGGAAATGCTTTTTGCGAAGGATTACAGGCTGCTGCATTGAAACCAGCTGATTTCTTTGGAAATGATGATATTCTCTACTTGATGGAAGACATGGCCACTGGTGAAATCCGCATGAGTATTTTGTGGGAGTGGATTCATAAAAAAGCCCGTTTAAATGAAGATGATGATTCGATGGGTCTAAAATCAGGCGATACTTTTTCGCTGGAAATCTTTAACCGTTTAATGGAAGATGAGTATCAGAAACTTTTAGATGCCGATAGCAAAGATGTTCACGAGAAAACTAAAACAACGACATTGCCAATCGTGAAAGAAATGGTAAACAATTATATAATGGATGAAACAAAAATTCCATGGTATATCGATTTACTAAACATTAATCTTAACAATACTGATTTTGCAACTGCTAAGGCGCGAATTAAGAAATATATTGAATCATTTAAAAAAGATGGTACACGCATTACAGAAAATTTAGATTTTATTCACCCGGCCTCTTAA